In Denitratisoma sp. DHT3, one DNA window encodes the following:
- the cofC gene encoding 2-phospho-L-lactate guanylyltransferase, whose amino-acid sequence MEAHTETARRARPSSRATLQPQRPPRNAAEVWALVPLKDLSLGKTRLAGVLDAKARRGLALAMARDVTRALTRAGGVARVVMVSDIPGLPGLLGLDDVSCFDTGGARGLNEDLSRAAEWAQAQGAGQVLIVHADLPHLTAAGIDRFIAAATSPRRLRAAADKEGSGTNLLLAPLPLPLPLVFGSRSLPRFHHAAMEAGIGLEVRHDPALAGDIDEAEDLNRLMATYRRGYLAGRATAAWLAATLEVRA is encoded by the coding sequence GTGGAAGCTCATACCGAAACTGCTCGTCGGGCCCGCCCCTCCTCGCGGGCAACACTCCAACCCCAGCGCCCGCCCCGCAATGCGGCCGAGGTCTGGGCTCTGGTTCCACTGAAGGATCTGTCCCTGGGCAAGACCCGGCTCGCCGGCGTCCTCGACGCCAAGGCCCGGCGCGGACTGGCCCTGGCGATGGCCCGCGACGTGACCCGCGCGCTGACGCGGGCCGGCGGCGTGGCGCGGGTGGTCATGGTCAGCGACATTCCGGGCCTGCCCGGGCTGCTCGGCCTCGACGACGTGAGCTGTTTCGACACCGGCGGCGCACGCGGCCTCAACGAGGATCTGAGCCGCGCGGCGGAGTGGGCCCAGGCCCAGGGCGCCGGCCAGGTGCTGATCGTCCATGCCGACCTGCCCCATCTCACCGCGGCGGGGATCGACCGCTTCATCGCCGCCGCGACTTCGCCCCGCCGCCTGCGGGCGGCGGCCGACAAGGAAGGCAGCGGCACCAACCTGCTGCTGGCGCCGCTCCCCCTGCCCCTGCCCCTGGTGTTCGGCAGCCGGAGCCTGCCGCGCTTCCACCACGCCGCGATGGAGGCGGGCATCGGCCTGGAGGTGCGCCACGATCCGGCCCTGGCGGGTGACATCGACGAGGCCGAGGATCTGAACCGGCTGATGGCCACCTATCGCCGCGGCTACCTCGCCGGCAGGGCCACCGCCGCCTGGCTCGCCGCGACGCTCGAAGTCCGCGCCTGA
- a CDS encoding vWA domain-containing protein, translating into MAPAVAPLPAPRTVLEHVVGFSRALHEADLPVSPANLLDLCQCFRHVEITRREDFYAAARATLVSRREDIPRFDAVFARYWESPERIPIRRRRDGDREEDAPEESAAGARLMLPGEGGEGDDEKRQALKLSYSPDEVLALRDLGTLTDADVERARRLVRELAAALANRRSRRHAACRHGRTPDLRRLLRSRAFHTAEGVCPLPYLTRRIRKTRLVLLCDVSGSMQRYSAFLIEFMYALRRELPNLEVGVFSTRLTMITELLKSKGVAASLRQVAATVHDWAGGTHIGASLREFNQRHAARLLGGRTAVIFLSDGWDRGDAAEMREQMARLRQRARTLLWLNPLLGTPGYQPLTQGMRGALPYLDHFLPAHNLQSLSQLAKTLRAIGA; encoded by the coding sequence ATGGCGCCCGCCGTCGCTCCGCTCCCCGCCCCGCGCACGGTGCTGGAGCACGTGGTGGGATTTTCCCGGGCCCTGCACGAAGCCGACCTGCCGGTCAGCCCGGCGAACCTGCTCGACCTCTGCCAGTGCTTCCGCCATGTGGAGATCACCCGGCGCGAGGACTTCTACGCCGCCGCGCGCGCCACCCTGGTTTCGCGGCGCGAGGACATTCCCCGCTTCGACGCGGTGTTCGCCCGCTACTGGGAATCCCCCGAACGGATTCCGATCCGCCGCCGCCGCGACGGCGACCGCGAGGAGGACGCGCCCGAGGAGAGCGCCGCCGGCGCCCGCCTGATGCTGCCCGGCGAGGGCGGCGAGGGCGACGACGAGAAGCGCCAGGCGCTGAAGCTCTCCTACAGTCCGGACGAGGTTCTCGCCCTGCGCGACCTGGGCACCCTCACCGACGCCGACGTGGAACGCGCCCGCCGCCTGGTGCGCGAACTGGCGGCGGCGCTGGCGAACCGGCGCAGCCGCCGCCACGCGGCATGCCGCCACGGCCGGACGCCGGATCTGCGGCGCCTGCTGCGCAGCCGCGCCTTCCACACCGCCGAGGGCGTCTGCCCCCTGCCCTACCTCACGCGCCGCATCCGCAAGACGCGGCTGGTGCTGCTCTGCGACGTCAGCGGCTCCATGCAGCGCTACAGCGCGTTCCTGATCGAATTCATGTACGCCCTGCGGCGCGAGCTGCCGAATCTGGAGGTCGGCGTGTTCTCCACCCGCCTGACGATGATCACCGAGCTGCTGAAGAGCAAGGGCGTCGCGGCGTCCCTGCGCCAGGTGGCCGCCACGGTGCACGACTGGGCCGGAGGCACCCACATCGGCGCCAGCCTGCGGGAGTTCAATCAGCGGCATGCCGCGCGGCTGCTGGGCGGACGGACGGCGGTGATCTTCCTCAGCGACGGCTGGGACCGCGGCGACGCCGCCGAAATGCGCGAGCAGATGGCCCGCCTGCGGCAACGGGCGCGGACGCTGCTCTGGCTCAACCCCCTGCTCGGCACGCCGGGCTACCAGCCCCTGACCCAGGGCATGCGCGGCGCGCTCCCCTACCTGGACCATTTCCTGCCAGCCCACAACCTGCAGAGCCTGTCGCAACTCGCGAAGACGCTGCGCGCGATCGGCGCCTGA
- a CDS encoding AAA family ATPase, with the protein MTNGGEGALGSIDEVQRRFAAQGYIADRLLATTVFLAASLGKPLFLEGEPGVGKTEIAKVLAAVHGAELIRLQCYEGLDSSAALYEWNYTRQLLEVRLQEARGIERESIGRNLFSEEFLLQRPLLKALQSEGPRPPVLLIDEIDRADEEFEAFLLEVLSDFQITIPEIGTLRARHVPFVILTSNRTREIHDALKRRCLYHWIDYPSFDKEVRILRARLPEVELRLAGQVCRFMELLRQQDFYKRPGVAETLDWARALLALGIAELDPVAADATLGCILKYRDDIDKLRQLGLEGLVEMALMPGHDPSAAYAPGP; encoded by the coding sequence GTGACGAACGGCGGGGAAGGAGCGCTCGGTTCCATCGATGAAGTGCAGCGGCGGTTCGCGGCCCAGGGCTACATCGCGGACCGCCTGCTGGCGACCACCGTCTTTCTCGCGGCCTCGCTGGGCAAGCCCCTGTTCCTCGAGGGCGAGCCCGGCGTCGGCAAGACCGAGATCGCCAAGGTCCTGGCCGCCGTCCATGGCGCCGAACTGATCCGGCTGCAATGCTACGAGGGGCTGGACAGCAGCGCCGCCCTCTACGAATGGAACTACACCCGCCAGTTGCTGGAGGTGCGCCTGCAGGAGGCGCGCGGCATAGAGCGGGAAAGCATCGGGCGCAACCTGTTCAGCGAGGAGTTCCTGCTCCAGCGCCCGCTGCTCAAGGCGTTGCAGAGCGAGGGGCCGCGTCCCCCGGTGCTGCTGATCGACGAGATCGACCGCGCCGACGAGGAGTTCGAGGCCTTCCTGCTCGAGGTGCTCTCCGATTTCCAGATCACCATCCCCGAGATCGGCACCCTGCGCGCCCGCCACGTCCCGTTCGTCATCCTCACCTCCAACCGCACCCGCGAGATCCACGACGCCCTCAAGCGGCGCTGCCTCTACCACTGGATCGACTATCCCAGCTTCGACAAGGAAGTGCGCATCCTGCGCGCGCGGCTGCCGGAGGTGGAGCTGCGCCTGGCCGGCCAGGTCTGCCGCTTCATGGAGCTGCTGCGCCAGCAGGACTTCTACAAGCGCCCCGGCGTCGCCGAGACCCTGGACTGGGCCCGGGCGCTGCTCGCCCTGGGCATCGCCGAACTGGACCCGGTCGCAGCCGACGCCACCCTCGGCTGCATCCTGAAGTACCGGGACGACATCGACAAGCTGCGCCAGCTCGGCCTCGAAGGCCTGGTGGAGATGGCGCTGATGCCCGGCCACGATCCGTCGGCGGCCTACGCGCCCGGCCCCTGA
- a CDS encoding molybdopterin cofactor-binding domain-containing protein: MEMKFSGQFEVSPRPAEVFELLSDPQKFAPLLPTFSSLEMKDADTAIVKVSVGIGKIRGTATTQLALQKKSAPSHATYVGSGRVMGGAYTMTTSFALEPAGGGTRVNWQGEVQLVGKILSLAGGGMRGYAEQQIGTVITSLQQAMSPEYQREAAARKAAQAEQKSGWMSGLMRRLRKQEETAMPAEAAAETVDTEALIAGWTGPALETADISPSLASLAAPPRYKDFAQIVERHGGDKWVHASLSRKEDSRLVRGKGLFVDDYKQSGMLHMSLVRSPYGHARVVRIDTSRAEALPGVVCTLTGKEIAAVCTPFMQIGPGDAQNIKDYPMAVDKAIYQGEPVVAVVAENPRIAMDAAQLVDVEYEPLPVVTDWKTALEDKSVLHPGMGTNHHWHGVYEYGEVEKAFVEAAHVVKIGQMDFHRFSSTPLETNAVVATWTPTGGVDFFCNNSFPAIVIQMIAPALGLSIDQVRAKTQDVGGSFGNKIGNYPYMALAALASKKSGGRAVKWVETRSEHMQAGGHGSERVYLDTEVALDKDGVITAVRSKHIDDCGAYPRYEPLGCVIWSQVLPACYKLRNIRIDFNQVVTNKGPSAPNRGYSRLQQLWFMERVIDICAHELGIPADQMRLNNYIREFPYTTPNGCVYDSGNYPLLLEKAKALIGWDDWRRKQAEARAEGRWIGIGIGTTLDSGTNNFGQARIVNPYLPFSGNSEVATIKLDLDGTVVVMLGSTPSGQGHETTTAQVVADELGIRPDLVEVRTGFDTIFNSHGGHSGSYASQFAVTGLSAVHGACQKLKKEMKKLAAFALEANEDDLEFGIGQQGPELRVKGTDRSINYWGLSAMVNINTASQPPELADVTLNIRHVYRPPFKIPDTEKKMGNLTLTYASQLHIAVVEVDRRTYVPKILAYAAVDDCGNVINPKIVAGQVHGATAHGIGAALMESYVYDKEGNLLTGSFTDYTPITVMNMPDLAYDDIETPSPFSYNGAKGMGEGGGAPLHTLSAAVQDALFAEGVVVRNSFNAPNDLYELVKRADRAAFVQVERRVA, translated from the coding sequence ATGGAAATGAAGTTCTCCGGCCAGTTCGAGGTCTCGCCCCGGCCCGCCGAGGTCTTCGAACTGCTTTCCGATCCGCAGAAATTCGCCCCCCTCCTGCCCACCTTCTCCAGCCTGGAGATGAAGGACGCCGACACCGCCATCGTCAAGGTGTCGGTGGGCATCGGCAAGATCCGCGGCACCGCGACCACCCAGCTGGCGCTGCAGAAGAAATCGGCTCCCAGCCACGCCACCTACGTCGGCAGCGGCCGCGTGATGGGCGGCGCCTACACCATGACCACCTCCTTCGCCCTGGAGCCCGCCGGCGGCGGCACCCGCGTCAACTGGCAGGGCGAGGTGCAACTGGTGGGCAAGATCCTCTCGCTCGCCGGCGGCGGCATGCGCGGCTACGCCGAGCAGCAGATCGGCACCGTGATCACCAGCCTGCAGCAGGCCATGTCGCCCGAGTATCAGCGGGAGGCCGCCGCCCGCAAGGCGGCCCAGGCCGAGCAGAAGTCGGGCTGGATGTCCGGCCTGATGCGCCGCCTGCGCAAGCAGGAAGAGACGGCGATGCCGGCCGAGGCCGCCGCCGAGACGGTGGACACCGAGGCGCTGATCGCCGGCTGGACCGGCCCGGCGCTGGAAACCGCGGACATCTCACCCAGCCTCGCCTCCCTCGCGGCGCCGCCGCGCTACAAGGATTTCGCCCAGATCGTCGAGCGCCACGGCGGCGACAAGTGGGTGCACGCATCGCTCTCGCGCAAGGAGGACAGCCGCCTGGTACGGGGCAAGGGCCTCTTCGTGGACGACTACAAGCAAAGCGGCATGCTGCACATGAGCCTGGTGCGCTCCCCCTACGGCCACGCCCGCGTGGTCCGCATCGACACCTCCCGGGCCGAGGCCCTGCCGGGCGTGGTGTGCACCCTCACCGGCAAGGAGATCGCCGCCGTGTGCACGCCCTTCATGCAGATCGGCCCCGGCGATGCGCAGAACATCAAGGACTACCCGATGGCCGTCGACAAGGCCATCTACCAGGGCGAGCCGGTGGTGGCGGTGGTGGCGGAGAACCCGCGCATCGCCATGGACGCGGCCCAGTTGGTGGACGTGGAATACGAGCCCCTGCCCGTCGTCACCGACTGGAAGACGGCCCTGGAGGACAAGTCCGTGCTGCATCCGGGCATGGGCACCAACCACCACTGGCACGGCGTCTACGAGTACGGCGAGGTGGAGAAGGCGTTCGTCGAGGCGGCCCACGTGGTCAAGATCGGCCAGATGGACTTCCATCGCTTCTCCAGCACCCCTCTGGAGACCAACGCGGTGGTGGCCACCTGGACGCCGACCGGCGGCGTGGACTTCTTCTGCAACAACTCCTTCCCCGCCATCGTGATCCAGATGATCGCGCCGGCACTGGGCCTGTCCATCGACCAGGTGCGCGCCAAGACTCAGGACGTGGGCGGCAGCTTCGGCAACAAGATCGGCAACTATCCCTACATGGCGCTGGCCGCCCTGGCCTCGAAGAAGAGCGGCGGCCGCGCGGTGAAGTGGGTGGAGACGCGCAGCGAGCACATGCAGGCCGGCGGCCACGGCAGCGAGCGAGTCTACCTCGACACCGAGGTGGCGCTGGACAAGGACGGCGTGATCACCGCCGTGCGCTCCAAGCACATCGACGACTGCGGCGCCTATCCGCGCTACGAGCCGCTGGGCTGCGTGATCTGGTCGCAGGTGCTGCCGGCCTGCTACAAGCTGCGCAACATCCGCATCGACTTCAACCAGGTGGTCACCAACAAGGGGCCCTCGGCGCCCAACCGCGGCTACTCGCGGCTCCAGCAGCTCTGGTTCATGGAGCGCGTGATCGACATCTGCGCCCACGAGCTGGGCATCCCGGCCGACCAGATGCGGCTCAACAACTACATCCGCGAGTTTCCCTACACCACGCCCAACGGCTGCGTCTACGACTCCGGCAACTACCCGCTGCTGCTGGAAAAGGCCAAGGCCCTGATCGGCTGGGACGACTGGCGGCGGAAGCAGGCCGAGGCCCGCGCCGAGGGACGCTGGATCGGCATCGGCATCGGCACCACACTGGATTCCGGCACCAACAACTTCGGCCAGGCGCGCATCGTCAATCCCTACCTGCCCTTCTCCGGCAACTCCGAGGTGGCGACGATCAAGCTGGACCTCGACGGCACCGTGGTGGTGATGCTCGGCTCGACCCCCTCGGGCCAGGGCCACGAGACCACGACCGCCCAGGTGGTGGCCGACGAACTGGGCATCCGCCCCGACCTGGTGGAAGTGCGCACCGGCTTCGACACCATCTTCAACAGCCACGGCGGCCATTCCGGCTCGTATGCCAGCCAGTTCGCCGTCACCGGCCTCTCGGCGGTCCATGGCGCCTGCCAGAAACTGAAGAAGGAGATGAAGAAGCTGGCCGCCTTCGCCCTCGAAGCCAACGAGGACGACCTGGAGTTCGGCATCGGCCAGCAGGGTCCGGAGCTGCGGGTCAAGGGCACCGACCGCAGCATCAACTACTGGGGCCTGTCGGCGATGGTGAACATCAACACCGCCAGCCAGCCGCCGGAGCTGGCCGACGTCACCCTCAACATCCGCCACGTCTATCGCCCGCCCTTCAAGATTCCCGACACCGAGAAGAAGATGGGCAACCTGACCCTGACCTACGCCTCGCAACTGCATATCGCGGTGGTCGAGGTGGACCGCCGCACCTACGTGCCGAAGATCCTGGCCTATGCGGCGGTGGACGACTGCGGCAACGTGATCAACCCGAAGATCGTCGCCGGCCAGGTCCATGGCGCCACCGCCCACGGCATCGGCGCCGCGTTGATGGAGAGCTACGTCTACGACAAGGAGGGCAACCTGCTCACCGGCTCGTTCACCGACTACACGCCAATCACCGTGATGAACATGCCCGACCTGGCCTACGACGATATCGAGACCCCGTCGCCGTTCAGCTACAACGGCGCGAAGGGCATGGGGGAAGGCGGCGGCGCGCCGCTGCACACCCTCTCGGCGGCGGTGCAGGACGCGCTGTTCGCCGAGGGCGTGGTCGTGCGCAATTCCTTCAACGCGCCCAACGACCTCTACGAACTGGTGAAGCGCGCCGACCGCGCCGCGTTCGTGCAGGTGGAGCGGCGTGTGGCATGA
- a CDS encoding (2Fe-2S)-binding protein, whose amino-acid sequence MRNQDTRVTIEVTVNGEKHRRQVEPRMLLVEFIREELGLTGTHIGCDTSYCGACTVELDGAPVKSCTMLAVQADGSEVLTVEGLEKDGELHPLQKSFSEHHGLQCGYCTPGMLMSSHALLAENPTADRKAIKKAIAGNVCRCTGYQNIIKAVEAVANDNKEHR is encoded by the coding sequence ATGCGTAATCAGGACACACGGGTAACCATCGAAGTCACCGTGAATGGAGAGAAGCACCGCCGCCAGGTGGAGCCGCGCATGCTGCTGGTCGAATTCATCCGCGAGGAACTGGGCCTCACCGGCACCCACATCGGCTGCGACACCAGCTACTGCGGCGCCTGCACCGTGGAGTTGGACGGTGCGCCGGTCAAGTCATGCACCATGCTCGCGGTCCAGGCCGACGGCAGCGAGGTGCTGACCGTCGAAGGGCTGGAAAAGGACGGCGAGCTGCATCCGCTGCAGAAATCCTTCTCCGAGCACCACGGCCTCCAATGCGGCTACTGTACGCCGGGCATGCTGATGTCCTCGCACGCGCTGCTGGCGGAGAACCCCACCGCCGACCGCAAGGCGATCAAGAAGGCCATCGCCGGCAACGTCTGCCGCTGCACCGGCTACCAGAACATCATCAAGGCGGTCGAAGCCGTCGCCAACGACAACAAGGAGCATCGCTGA
- a CDS encoding FAD binding domain-containing protein: MYPAPFRYHRPASLKEAILMLSALGETAKPLAGGQTLLPILKLRMDEPTDLVDIGRLPDLRFAREEDGWIRIGALSPHGWVAKSAIAAGVPIVRDCAGGIADVQVRSRGTIGGSVSAADPNCDWPALLNTLDAQVLCAGPDGERAIPIGDFITDAYTTALTPGELVTEIRFMAPPAGSGGAYIAYKKAAAAFPVCSVGVQLTLDAGNVCRDVRIVMGGAGPTPRRAREAEAELRGKTLSNPLWERAADAAIAIAEPNADVRGSTEYKRKLLRGLLLQTAEVAVRRCANTNIEGSHVYA, encoded by the coding sequence ATGTATCCAGCGCCATTTCGATATCACCGACCGGCTTCCCTGAAGGAGGCCATCCTGATGCTCTCCGCCCTCGGCGAAACCGCCAAGCCCCTGGCGGGCGGCCAGACCCTGCTGCCGATCCTGAAGCTGCGCATGGACGAACCGACGGACCTGGTGGATATCGGTCGGCTGCCCGATCTGCGCTTCGCCCGCGAAGAGGATGGCTGGATCCGGATCGGCGCCCTCTCTCCCCACGGCTGGGTCGCCAAGTCCGCGATCGCCGCCGGGGTCCCCATCGTCCGCGACTGCGCCGGCGGCATCGCCGACGTCCAGGTGCGCAGCCGCGGCACCATCGGCGGCTCGGTCAGCGCCGCCGATCCCAACTGCGACTGGCCGGCGCTGCTGAACACCCTGGATGCGCAGGTGCTGTGCGCCGGCCCCGACGGCGAACGCGCGATTCCCATCGGCGACTTCATCACCGACGCCTACACCACCGCGCTGACGCCCGGCGAACTGGTCACCGAGATCCGCTTCATGGCGCCCCCGGCCGGCAGCGGCGGCGCCTACATCGCCTACAAGAAGGCGGCGGCGGCCTTCCCGGTCTGCTCCGTGGGCGTGCAGTTGACGCTCGACGCCGGCAACGTCTGCCGCGACGTCCGCATCGTGATGGGCGGCGCCGGACCGACGCCGCGCCGCGCCCGCGAGGCGGAAGCCGAACTGCGCGGCAAGACCCTGAGCAACCCGTTGTGGGAACGCGCCGCCGATGCTGCGATCGCCATCGCCGAACCGAACGCCGACGTGCGCGGCTCGACCGAATACAAGCGCAAGCTGCTGCGCGGGCTGCTGCTCCAGACCGCCGAAGTCGCCGTGCGGCGCTGCGCCAACACCAATATCGAGGGGAGTCACGTCTATGCGTAA
- a CDS encoding CoxG family protein: MYIERTFVLDGSLPEVWTFLNDPHEVGKCLPGCHTVEILGVGKYKGSVGIKVGPIKAGFDVQVETTEERPPEYAVYAMRGSDKEGGSKISAECTLALRDVDGAHTEITYTSKVNIVGKLGKFASGVMQKFADGINDQFIAAMTKRAGELHGVPEADEADKGAKGVLGNLKSMFKKQPAEAAAK; this comes from the coding sequence ATGTACATAGAACGCACTTTTGTCCTGGACGGGTCTTTGCCCGAGGTCTGGACTTTCCTGAACGACCCTCATGAGGTGGGCAAGTGCCTGCCCGGCTGCCACACGGTCGAAATCCTGGGCGTGGGCAAGTACAAGGGCTCGGTCGGGATCAAGGTCGGCCCGATCAAGGCCGGCTTCGACGTGCAGGTGGAAACCACCGAGGAGCGGCCGCCGGAATACGCCGTCTACGCCATGCGCGGCTCGGACAAGGAGGGCGGCAGCAAGATCAGCGCCGAATGCACCCTGGCCCTGCGCGATGTGGATGGCGCGCACACCGAGATCACCTATACCTCGAAGGTGAATATCGTCGGCAAGTTGGGAAAGTTCGCCAGCGGCGTGATGCAGAAGTTCGCCGACGGCATCAACGACCAGTTCATCGCCGCGATGACCAAGCGTGCCGGCGAACTCCACGGCGTCCCGGAGGCGGACGAGGCCGATAAAGGTGCCAAGGGCGTGCTCGGCAACCTGAAGTCCATGTTCAAGAAGCAGCCCGCAGAGGCTGCCGCCAAATAG